One segment of Chroococcidiopsis sp. TS-821 DNA contains the following:
- a CDS encoding glycosyltransferase family 39 protein: protein MTNSKPSHYFALIAVILLGGLLRFWHLDLKPIWLDEIITALFSLGRNYTDVPLDVVFPVERLSQVFSFKAALTCPQIAANLATYSVHPPLFFCLNHSWIQAPLVGMMHQDWIWSLRSLSALFGVIGIAAIYWLNAIAFSRTAGITAAALMAVSPYAVYLSQEARHYTLPILLITLSLVGFVQIYKDLLQQNLRYSVWLGWTAVNCLGFYTHYFFILAFVAQVVTLLAFMYSQRRSLPRHSLLVTTLSILFVVASFTPWLLAMTSHFNRSETTWLPQLNYFAPIYQTLASWVLMLIALPVENQPWWIAVPSGLVMLVLSLWTARFVFKGLKQLWHSPTTRLSTLMLLSFTTIVLLEFFAIVYFLGKDITIAPRYNFVYYPSFCALVGASLGVQNFRFKLQAKYIVIVFGLVSSLFVVNNLAFQKPFNPQLVAQNMNLEPATPLMMVVGYATYQDVALGLSFAWALEKIRSDRVPTNLAFFARSPGYESVWQKLSAAPIPDTTTVNLWVVASGLRRRDYPAQLTVSHKQCQIDTTQHYRIGIPYQLYRCHS from the coding sequence ATGACAAATTCTAAACCTTCCCACTACTTTGCACTGATAGCAGTCATCTTACTAGGTGGGCTGCTGCGGTTTTGGCATTTGGATTTAAAACCTATCTGGCTAGATGAAATCATTACAGCGTTATTTAGTCTGGGGCGAAACTACACGGATGTTCCGTTAGATGTTGTATTTCCTGTAGAACGCTTGTCGCAAGTTTTCAGTTTTAAAGCAGCGCTGACTTGTCCTCAGATTGCGGCAAACCTTGCTACTTACTCAGTACATCCACCACTATTTTTTTGTTTAAACCATAGTTGGATACAAGCACCGTTGGTCGGGATGATGCATCAAGACTGGATATGGAGTTTGCGATCGCTTTCGGCTTTGTTTGGTGTAATTGGTATCGCGGCAATTTATTGGCTCAATGCAATCGCTTTTTCGCGCACTGCGGGAATTACTGCCGCAGCTTTGATGGCTGTCTCGCCTTATGCTGTTTACTTATCGCAAGAAGCACGACACTACACACTACCAATACTTTTAATTACTCTCTCTCTTGTGGGATTCGTACAAATTTACAAAGATTTACTACAACAAAACTTACGTTATTCTGTTTGGCTTGGATGGACTGCGGTAAATTGTCTTGGTTTTTACACCCATTACTTTTTTATCCTGGCGTTCGTTGCACAAGTCGTTACTTTACTCGCATTCATGTACTCGCAACGCCGCAGTCTACCGCGTCACAGCCTGTTAGTAACAACTCTGTCAATCTTATTTGTTGTCGCTAGCTTTACTCCATGGCTGCTCGCGATGACGAGTCATTTTAACCGTTCGGAAACAACGTGGTTGCCACAGCTGAATTATTTTGCTCCTATTTATCAAACGCTTGCGAGTTGGGTGCTGATGCTGATTGCATTACCCGTGGAAAATCAACCCTGGTGGATTGCAGTTCCTTCTGGTTTGGTAATGCTAGTGTTGAGTCTTTGGACCGCGCGGTTTGTTTTCAAAGGATTAAAACAACTATGGCATTCGCCTACAACACGTTTATCGACACTAATGCTGTTGAGTTTTACAACGATTGTCTTATTAGAATTTTTTGCGATCGTTTATTTTCTGGGGAAAGACATCACAATCGCGCCGCGTTATAACTTTGTTTATTACCCTAGCTTTTGTGCGTTAGTCGGGGCTAGCCTTGGCGTTCAAAATTTTCGGTTCAAACTACAAGCGAAGTACATTGTTATCGTTTTTGGGCTAGTTAGTTCTCTTTTTGTGGTGAATAACTTAGCTTTTCAAAAACCATTTAATCCTCAACTTGTTGCTCAAAATATGAATTTGGAACCTGCTACGCCACTAATGATGGTGGTAGGTTATGCAACTTATCAAGATGTAGCTTTAGGGTTAAGTTTTGCTTGGGCACTAGAAAAAATCAGAAGCGATCGCGTTCCCACAAATTTGGCTTTTTTCGCGCGATCGCCTGGCTATGAATCTGTTTGGCAAAAGCTTTCCGCAGCGCCAATACCCGACACCACTACAGTTAACTTGTGGGTAGTTGCTTCGGGATTAAGACGCCGCGACTATCCAGCACAGCTTACTGTTTCTCACAAACAATGTCAGATTGATACAACACAACACTACCGCATCGGTATTCCTTATCAACTTTATCGCTGTCATTCGTAA
- a CDS encoding Glu/Leu/Phe/Val dehydrogenase: protein MVETSVLPLEATSPAHICPFDQACSYLEQAAKELQLDPGLLAVLSHPRKVVTVSVPVKLDSGEVQVLAGHRVQHSDVLGPYKGGIRYHPAVTLREVSALAMLMTWKCALLGIPYGGAKGGIAIDPTRYSIGELERITRRYTSELIKDIGPEVDIPAPDMGTSAREMAWIMDTYSVNVGHAVPGVVTGKPISIGGSRGREQATGRGVMIVVREALAARGRSLVGAKIAIQGFGNVGSAAALLLHEAGAKIIAVSTGSGGLFAEKGLDIPALKKYVAANRKRISGFTPGEPITNAELLTLPCDVLIPAALENQITEENAHQIQASIVAEAANAPVTLMAHKELEARGVTVLPDILTNAGGVVVSYLEWVQGLSYLFWDEQRVNREMEALMVNAYQQVIKQSQKRQVPLRLAAYTLGVGRIAQALSDRGLYP, encoded by the coding sequence ATGGTAGAGACATCAGTACTACCCTTAGAGGCTACTTCTCCTGCACACATTTGCCCCTTCGATCAAGCGTGTAGTTATCTAGAGCAAGCAGCCAAAGAATTGCAACTCGACCCAGGCTTATTAGCTGTTCTCAGTCATCCCCGTAAAGTCGTCACGGTTTCCGTTCCCGTGAAACTAGATAGCGGTGAAGTGCAAGTCCTTGCCGGACATCGAGTACAGCACAGTGATGTTTTAGGACCTTATAAAGGTGGAATTCGCTATCACCCAGCGGTAACACTACGTGAAGTATCAGCCTTGGCGATGCTGATGACATGGAAATGCGCGCTACTAGGAATTCCCTATGGCGGTGCTAAGGGAGGAATTGCAATCGATCCAACTCGTTATAGCATCGGCGAGTTAGAGCGAATTACGCGGCGTTATACTAGCGAACTAATCAAAGATATTGGTCCCGAAGTAGACATTCCTGCGCCTGATATGGGAACTTCCGCCCGCGAAATGGCTTGGATTATGGATACTTACTCAGTCAATGTCGGTCATGCGGTTCCAGGGGTAGTTACAGGTAAGCCCATTTCAATTGGCGGTTCGAGAGGACGCGAACAGGCGACAGGACGGGGAGTCATGATTGTTGTGCGAGAAGCTTTAGCAGCGCGTGGTAGATCGCTAGTCGGAGCCAAAATTGCCATTCAAGGTTTTGGTAACGTTGGTAGCGCCGCAGCATTATTACTTCATGAAGCCGGAGCGAAAATTATTGCGGTTTCAACAGGTTCTGGCGGTCTCTTTGCGGAAAAAGGTTTAGATATTCCAGCGTTGAAAAAGTATGTCGCAGCAAACCGCAAGCGAATTTCTGGATTTACACCAGGAGAACCGATTACCAATGCCGAATTATTAACTTTACCCTGCGATGTACTAATTCCGGCGGCGTTAGAAAATCAAATTACCGAAGAAAATGCCCATCAAATCCAAGCATCAATTGTGGCAGAAGCGGCAAACGCACCCGTAACATTAATGGCACATAAGGAATTAGAAGCACGGGGCGTCACTGTGTTACCGGATATCTTGACGAATGCTGGGGGAGTTGTTGTCAGTTACCTAGAATGGGTGCAAGGACTTTCTTATTTATTTTGGGACGAACAGCGCGTTAATCGGGAGATGGAAGCATTGATGGTAAATGCTTATCAGCAGGTTATCAAACAATCGCAGAAGCGGCAAGTTCCATTACGGTTAGCTGCCTATACTTTAGGCGTGGGTCGTATTGCCCAAGCACTAAGCGATCGCGGTTTGTATCCCTAG